A single region of the Raphanus sativus cultivar WK10039 chromosome 1, ASM80110v3, whole genome shotgun sequence genome encodes:
- the LOC108847107 gene encoding uncharacterized protein LOC108847107 translates to MAGMIGLMPTTWRVYGRVRGIALSRDRFQFIFQREEDLVTVLNDRPWSYNHWALALERWNASPPEDFLSTMGVWIHIKNIPLIHFTTGTMYKFASEIGKVEMIAYDPKISHTKEYVRAKITFHVDNPAKASRKLSLKSGGEALIEFEYERIHKRCFHCLRITHEKIRCPLLRKGYQLNRGTASSSVTPPAQPTSPTPLLKNRVEALEAPPGFPPMFPELSKADQQMAMLYISHSDETERNARIVRVKQGIEKNARESSIRLTRITNEIDKGKGHVFQYPESPPALEGNGKRSRAEHVFRLKDVEEEAESSASFCDTLSAPAAVSTGFQLGPSSEGRASGNLSVGKSQRKRPQSWKRKLNPK, encoded by the coding sequence ATGGCTGGTATGATCGGTCTCATGCCCACAACTTGGAGAGTCTATGGAAGAGTTAGAGGGATCGCTCTGTCTCGAGACCGTTTTCAGTTTATCTTTCAGAGGGAGGAAGATCTGGTGACAGTACTTAATGATCGTCCTTGGTCCTATAACCATTGGGCTCTGGCTCTAGAGAGATGGAATGCGTCTCCTCCTGAAGACTTTTTGAGCACGATGGGGGTCTGGATCCATATCAAGAACATCCCATTGATCCACTTTACCACTGGAACGATGTACAAGTTTGCTTCTGAGATCGGTAAAGTGGAGATGATTGCGTATGATCCTAAAATCTCTCACACTAAGGAGTATGTAAGAGCAAAGATCACATTTCATGTGGATAACCCTGCTAAGGCTTCCAGGAAGTTGTCTCTGAAATCTGGTGGTGAGGCTCTCATTGAGTTTGAATACGAGAGAATCCACAAGCGTTGCTTCCATTGCTTGCGTATCACGCATGAAAAAATTCGGTGCCCTCTGTTAAGGAAAGGTTACCAATTGAATCGGGGAACAGCTAGCAGTTCAGTGACGCCCCCTGCACAACCAACAAGTCCAACTCCGCTGCTGAAGAATAGAGTGGAAGCGCTGGAGGCTCCTCCTGGTTTTCCACCGATGTTTCCTGAACTTTCAAAAGCAGATCAACAGATGGCTATGCTCTATATCTCTCACTCTGATGAGACTGAACGCAATGCGAGAATTGTCAGAGTGAAACAGGGCATTGAAAAAAATGCAAGAGAATCCTCCATCCGCTTAACGAGAATCACTAATGAGATTGACAAGGGGAAAGGTCATGTATTTCAATACCCTGAGAGTCCTCCTGCACTCGAAGGAAATGGGAAGCGATCACGTGCGGAACACGTCTTCCGTTTGAAAGATGTAGAAGAGGAAGCGGAGTCTTCTGCAAGTTTCTGTGATACTCTTTCTGCTCCAGCTGCTGTTTCGACGGGTTTTCAGCTTGGCCCCTCTTCGGAGGGGCGTGCTTCCGGAAACTTAAGCGTTGGAAAGAGCCAGAGGAAACGACCTCAGTCTTGGAAGAGGAAACTAAACCCCAAGTGA
- the LOC108854699 gene encoding chlorophyllide a oxygenase, chloroplastic, with protein sequence MNAAVFTSSALSLPISFCKTRSSQLTRKKVVKGEFRVFAVFGEDSGLVEKKSQWGHLFDVEDPRSKTPPYKGKLMDVNQALEVARFDIQYLDWRARQDLLTIMLLHDKVVDVLNPLAREYKSIGTVKKELAGLQEELAKAHQQVHISEARVSSALEKLAHMEELVNDRLLPVRVATESDRPSSSYSTSVQDIDREKTNIGGKSLNVSGPVQPYSPHLKNFWYPVAFTADLKHDTMVPIDCFEQPWVIFRGEDGKPGCVRNTCAHRACPLDLGSVNNGRIQCPYHGWEYSTDGKCTKMPSTKLLNVKIKSIPCLEQDGMVWVWPGDEPPSPTLPSLQPPSGFVIHAELVMDLPVEHGLLLDNLLDLAHAPFTHTSTFAKGWSVPSLVKFLTPSSGLQGYWDPYPIDMEFKPPCIVLSTIGISKPGKLEGKSTEQCATHLHQLHVCLPSSRNKTRLLYRMSLDFAPILKNLPFMEHLWRHFAEQVLNEDLRLVLGQQERMLNGANIWNLPVAYDKLGVRYRLWRNAVDRGDDKLPFSG encoded by the exons ATGAACGCCGCCGTGTTTACTTCTTCTGCTTTATCTCTACCAATCTCCTTCTGTAAAACTAGATCATCTCAACTCACCAGAAAGAAG GTAGTGAAAGGAGAGTTCAGGGTTTTTGCTGTGTTCGGGGAAGATAGTGGATTAGTTGAGAAGAAGAGTCAATGGGGACATTTGTTTGATGTGGAGGATCCTAGATCGAAAACTCCTCCTTATAAAGGCAAGTTGATGGATGTAAACCAAGCTCTTGAAGTGGCTAGGTTTGATATTCAATACTTGGATTGGCGTGCTCGTCAAGATCTTCTTACCATCATGCTCCTTCACGACAAG GTCGTTGATGTACTGAATCCTCTAGCTCGTGAGTACAAGTCTATTGGTACTGTGAAGAAAGAACTAGCTGGATTGCAGGAAGAACTAGCGAAAGCACACCAACAG GTTCATATATCAGAAGCAAGGGTTTCAAGCGCTTTAGAAAAGTTAGCTCACATGGAAGAATTGGTTAATGATAGGTTGTTACCAGTTAGAGTTGCGACAGAATCAGATAGACCTTCTTCTTCGTATTCAACCTCTGTCCAGGACATAGACAGAGAAAAGACAAACATTGGTGGGAAGAGCTTGAATGTTTCTGGTCCGGTTCAGCCTTATAGTCCACACTTGAAGAACTTTTGGTATCCCGTTGCTTTCACTGCAGATCTTAAGCATGACACCATG GTACCAATTGACTGCTTTGAGCAACCATGGGTCATCTTTAGAGGAGAAGATGGGAAACCAGGGTGTGTACGAAACACATGTGCACATAGAGCGTGTCCTCTTGATCTTGGCTCTGTGAACAATGGTCGTATCCAATGTCCTTACCACG GATGGGAGTACTCAACTGATGGAAAGTGTACCAAGATGCCATCTACAAAGCTCTTGAATGTGAAGATAAAATCGATACCCTGCCTTGAACAAGACGGTATGGTCTGGGTTTGGCCCGGTGATGAGCCACCTTCACCTACACTTCCATCTTTACAACCTCCATCAGGGTTTGTAATTCATGCAGAG CTTGTAATGGACCTCCCAGTGGAACACGGATTGCTATTAGATAATCTCTTGGATCTTGCGCATGCTCCATTCACTCACACTTCTACTTTTGCAAAAGGCTGGAGTGTCCCAAG CTTGGTAAAGTTCTTAACACCATCTTCAGGTCTTCAAGGATACTGGGATCCGTATCCAATCGATATGGAGTTTAAACCGCCTTGTATCGTGTTATCGACAATCGGGATCTCAAAACCAGGGAAGCTAGAAGGAAAGAGCACTGAGCAGTGTGCAACACATCTTCATCAACTCCATGTTTGTTTACCTTCTTCAAGAAACAAGACAAGACTTCTATACCGAATGTCACTGGACTTTGCACCAATATTGAAGAATCTTCCATTCATGGAACATCTCTGGAGACATTTCGCTGAACAG gTCTTAAATGAAGATCTACGGTTGGTTTTGGGACAGCAAGAAAGGATGTTGAATGGTGCAAATATATGGAACTTACCTGTTGCTTATGACAAGCTTGGAGTTCGGTATAGACTCTGGAGGAACGCTGTAGATCGTGGTGATGATAAATTACCTTTCTCAGGCTAA